Genomic segment of Mesotoga infera:
ATTGATCGACTCTTTTGCACTCTATTGGGATTATGGGAGGTTTTCGATTATGAAGAAAATTGTTGCGATTTTACTTATAGGACTTGTTGCTTTTGGTACCTTTGCCTTTGCAGGACCAGGCCTATGGAAGATCCCCGAGGACGAGATTACCGTTGACGGCGGACCTGGACTCTGGAAAATTCCCGAAGGTTATTGATTTTATTCGAGTTGACATTGTTCCGATTCATTTGAAAAGCTCGGAGATTATTGAACGCCACAATACAGTTATTTCTTCTTCTTTGACACTTATTTCTTTGCGCTGAGAGAATTCTATGAATCTTGTGAGGAGACCTTTTGAGATCAATTGGTCGCCTTTTTCTTCTAGGTACTCTAGCGCTCTTGCTTTCGTTATGGCCTTTCTGTACGGTCTGTCGGTCGTCAGTGCATCGAAGACGTCGGCCGCTGCAACTATTTGGACAAGCGTGTGGATTTCGTCTCCCTTCAGGCCGTCGGGATAGCCATTCCCGTCTATTCTCTCGTGATGATGCCTAACAATATCTCTTACTGCCTTCGGAAAATTCAGATCACTCAGGTAGCGTTCGCCATATACCGGGTGTCTCATTATCTCCGTAAACTCTTCTTCGGTCAAAGATGACGGCTTATTCAACGTATTGAAAGGAATGTCGACCTTTCCATAATCGTGTAGCATCGCGCCGATTGAAAGATTGAAAAGATCGATCTTCTCAAGATCAAGTTCCTTTCCGAACTCATAGCAAATTTTGAGGACGCGAAGAGTATGGAGAGCAGTATAGTCATCCTTAAGCCTTAACTCTCTAATAAGCTGACGGAACACTGAAGAGATGCTCTCGAAAAGGTTGTTCACGAAGTCCTTCAAATGGGGAGAAGTTGTACTATAGAGAGTAAGTGACTCGAATGCGCCAACTGAATTCTCTAGAGCTTTAAAGTGCTCTCCCTTAACCTGCATTATTGACGCTTCAAGAATCAGTGTTTCTCCCTTGATATAACTGGTCATAGATTCATCCGGAAGAGACTTGAGTTGATTGAGATAGTTCTCCGCTCTGGAGATGTTGCCGCTTTTCACGTAGAAGTGCCCAAGAAAAATGTATGATACTGCGATGTCTGTCCATTCGATATGAGAGTTTATGAGCGATTCAAGTTGTTCGGCAATAACTGCCGCTCTGCTGAGGTCATTCATTTGAAGGAGAATCTTCAAGTTAATCATGAGCTTGTACCCGTTTATTGAAACCACATTGCATCCTTCGACCTGATCAAGAAGCTTTATTGCCTCAGCAAATCTGTTCTTCGAGTAGAGATAGTCGATCATGTTCAGCTGAACCATTAGCATTCTTACCGGTGATTCTGCAACTTCTTTTGCTCTCTCATAGAATTTCCATGGATTGTCACCGGTCTGGAGCTGAGTCGAGACCAGACCAAGATCATTGTAGTATTCAAAGCGCTTCTGGGTCGGTACATACTCCTCCAGCTTCACGAGTTCGGCAAAAAGCGAGAGTGTTTCGTCTCCGAAGCCCATTTCAAATGAAGTCATCATATGGAGTATCTTGAGGTTGATTTCCTGTTC
This window contains:
- a CDS encoding HD domain-containing protein encodes the protein MDLKNSRVCGLALRFNYDDPESFRSELRAILDEEDLSREDIGVLVALDFAYSQTFDETGVFDFSDVESELLAEGIYSLAYFFARNSEDKIAYLVSKLAVDLIAEECGKEQEINLKILHMMTSFEMGFGDETLSLFAELVKLEEYVPTQKRFEYYNDLGLVSTQLQTGDNPWKFYERAKEVAESPVRMLMVQLNMIDYLYSKNRFAEAIKLLDQVEGCNVVSINGYKLMINLKILLQMNDLSRAAVIAEQLESLINSHIEWTDIAVSYIFLGHFYVKSGNISRAENYLNQLKSLPDESMTSYIKGETLILEASIMQVKGEHFKALENSVGAFESLTLYSTTSPHLKDFVNNLFESISSVFRQLIRELRLKDDYTALHTLRVLKICYEFGKELDLEKIDLFNLSIGAMLHDYGKVDIPFNTLNKPSSLTEEEFTEIMRHPVYGERYLSDLNFPKAVRDIVRHHHERIDGNGYPDGLKGDEIHTLVQIVAAADVFDALTTDRPYRKAITKARALEYLEEKGDQLISKGLLTRFIEFSQRKEISVKEEEITVLWRSIISELFK